The following are encoded together in the Strongyloides ratti genome assembly S_ratti_ED321, chromosome : 2 genome:
- a CDS encoding Glycogen synthase kinase 3 alpha, producing the protein MMNDTPNASIRSVKSPSKTKAFLSSLNRSLTSIIPGRSTTEKNTKIMSNDNNITGFSKRRQSSIVKCKTYCVFVPQEKTKYHYDKISIDKNFTPEFDENYGEDIPTNIQLIEERVIGQGSFGTVKLYLTENNERVALKTVLQDQNYKHRELPISRKLSHPNIVILKFYFMTDGKKDNTYYNLAFEFMPGSAENIIKTFKMQRERLPPLLVKSFVYQLFRGMGYLHSLNICHRDIKPSNILVDMKKGTLKICDFGSAKVLHPDESNLAYICSRYYRAPELICGAQKYTVAVDIWSCGAVFAELVTCEALFPGVDSIDQFSCIIKILGTPTKDDMIALNYNNAKRPLPFIGGPNWPKLLIRNSSPNCLEILGKLLTYNPNKRPKAFQILLDPYFESLTDPSVYSNAKFDIPKLFNFTLMELQTEPELRKLLRS; encoded by the exons atGATGAATGATACTCCTAATGCTAGTATTAGAAGTGTTAAATCACCATCTAAAACAAAAGCGTTCCTTAGTTCATTGAATCGTTCTCTTACCTCTATTATTCCTGGTCGTTCAACAACTGAAAAAAATACCAAAATAATgtcaaatgataataatataacgGGTTTTAGTAAAAGAAGACAATCTTCGATTGTAAAATGTAAGACATATTGTGTATTTGTTCCACAAGAAAAGACTAAATAtcattatgataaaatatctattgataaaaattttactccTGAATTTGATGAAAATTATGGAGAAGATATACCAACAAATATTCAATTAATAGAAGAACGTGTCATTGGTCAAGGATCTTTTGGTActgtaaaattatatttaaccGAAAATAATGAAAGAGTTGCTTTAAAAACTGTACTTCAAgatcaaaattataaacataGAGAATTACCTATTTCAAGAAAGTTAAGTCATCCA aatattgtaatattaaaattctaCTTCATGACAGATggtaaaaaagataatacatattataatttgGCGTTTGAATTCATGCCAGGATCAGcagaaaatataattaaaacatttaaaatgcAACGTGAAAGACTGCCTCCATTACTTGTTAAATCTTTtgtttatcaattatttagAGGAATGGGTTATTTGCATTCACTTAATATATGTCATAGAGATATCAAACCATCTAATATTCTTGTTGACATGAAAAAAGGAACACTTAAAATTTGTGATTTTGGATCTGCTAAGGTCCTCCATCCTGATGAATCAAATTTAGCATACATTTGTTCAAGATATTATCGAGCCCCTGAATTGATATGTGGTGCTCAAAAATATACAGTTGCTGTTGATATATGGTCTTGTGGAGCAGTATTTGCTGAATTAGTAACATGTGAGGCATTATTCCCTGGTGTGGATTCAATAGACCAATTTAGTTGTATAATCAAAATTCTAGGTACACCAACCAAAGATGATATGATtgcattaaattataataatgctAAAAGACCTTTACCATTTATTGGTGGTCCAAATTGGCCTAAATTATTGATAAGAAATTCATCACCAAATTGTCTAGAGATATTAggaaaattattaacttaTAATCCAAATAAAAGACCAAAAGCCTTccaaatattattagatCCATATTTTGAATCTCTAACAGATCCAAGTGTATATTCAAATGCAAAATTTGATAtaccaaaattatttaattttactcTTATGGAACTTCAAACTGAACCAGAGTTAAGAAAACTTCTTAggagttaa
- a CDS encoding Activator of basal transcription 1 → MSDLEDFEKVESNLPIVNRKRDINEIRVKKEKILTLEDIEALDNDDDNDDCMKVEDDDEITIEEKEKNSGIIYLQTVPPKFNVAKIREIFSQYGVVKRIHLVPNPKKKFKNPKLREYTEGWIEFEDKKKAKACAKLLNCTKVGGKRRHPASDTLWAMKYLKSFKWSHLREQLDYEKHIERKRLNMEMSRARKEASHFADQVDKGVSLKKLEEKVLKKGGLWERYKKQINQRQSIDGKKKEKAKELGKSDDFMHLIFDS, encoded by the exons atgagtGATTTAGAAGATTTTGAAAAAGTTGAGTC AAATCTTCCTATTGTAAATAGAAAAAGAGACATAAATGAGATTCGtgtaaaaaaagaaaaaattttgacaCTTGAAGATATAGAGGCATTAGACAATGATGATGATAATGATGATTGTATGAAGGTAGAGGATGATGATGAAATAACaatagaagaaaaagaaaaaaattctgGTATAATATACTTACAAACAGTTCCCCCAAAATTTAATGTAGCAAAAATAAGAGAAATTTTTTCACAATATGGGGTTGTTAAAAGAATTCATCTTGTACCaaatccaaaaaaaaaatttaaaaatccaAAATTAAGAGAATACACAGAAGGATGGATAGAATTTgaggataaaaaaaaagctaaAGCATGTGctaaattgttaaattgtACAAAGGTTGGTGGTAAAAGAAGGCATCCAGCATCAGATACATTATGGgctatgaaatatttaaaaagttttaaatggTCTCATTTACGTGAACAGTTAGATTATGAAAAACATATTGAAAGAAAACGTTTAAATATGGAGATGTCTAGGGCAAGGAAAGAAGCATCACATTTTGCTGATCAAGTTGATAAAGGTGTATCATTAAAGAAACTTGAAGAAAAAGTTCTCAAAAAAGGTGGTCTTTGGGAGAGgtataaaaaacaaattaatcaAAGACAATCAATTGATGGTAAAAAGAAAGAGAAAGCTAAAGAATTGGGTAAAAGTGATGATTTCATGCATCTTATATTTGATTCTTAA